A part of Azospirillum thermophilum genomic DNA contains:
- a CDS encoding PilZ domain-containing protein codes for MTTETQQDRDRRRHARFAGGDYPLRVGRFPARLVNWSAGGVGVVLRDGTAGLQPGEAVTLGIPCDRTAAVAVFPGRVQHVDVSRGLVGVAFTADAEDAIRLLAEFLHDGGCDSGQRPG; via the coding sequence ATGACGACCGAGACGCAGCAAGACCGGGACCGCCGGCGCCACGCCCGCTTCGCCGGCGGCGACTATCCCCTGCGGGTCGGGCGGTTCCCGGCCCGGCTGGTCAACTGGTCGGCCGGCGGGGTCGGCGTCGTCCTGCGCGACGGGACCGCCGGGCTGCAGCCGGGGGAGGCGGTGACCCTCGGCATCCCCTGCGACCGCACCGCCGCCGTCGCCGTCTTCCCCGGCCGCGTCCAGCATGTCGACGTTTCCCGCGGGCTCGTCGGGGTCGCCTTCACCGCGGATGCCGAGGACGCCATCCGCCTCCTCGCCGAGTTCCTGCACGACGGGGGCTGCGATTCCGGGCAGCGGCCGGGCTAA
- a CDS encoding type I secretion system permease/ATPase, which yields MTSRGGTAGNHLPRAFVPAILFSGVVSLFIALLQLAPSIYMMQVYDRVLGSRNLDTLVALSLLGGGALIIYGLIEVARGQIYTAIGHHFARSITRDALEASIRGRLDNPNSQPSQVLRDIGEIRAFLGSPSVGAPFDAFAAPIFFLVLYILHPAFGLVALIGGGCVIAATLIGQAVSAPAMTEANRRMIRQAAEIGAAARAAEAIEGMGMAPNIMNRTERMQQQYLALLHRATVRSKTFSTLARVLRMMVQLAIVGIGAVLVIDRLVSPGAMIVASLILARAVGPFEQLSEGWRSWVQAWAAYKRLSAVLASAPPRRTGRVPQPSGALTVERLAYVPPGGERATLRNVSFSLQPGEVLGVVGPSAAGKSTLARLLVGVLEPTSGGVYLDGHNVWTWERGDFGRHVGYVPQSVALLEGTIAANIARMGAVDEAAVIAAARSAGIHEMIGRLPMGYETPVGEAGALLSGGQRQRLALARALYGNPRLLVLDEPNANLDTEGENALADAIAKAKAAGTTVVVVSHRPMLLAGADRVMVLRDGMIDQIGSRSDVLRRLTGNPAARPGPAAAPAPAARPLEQPSAASGTPPGASPGPALNAAAGD from the coding sequence ATGACCAGCCGCGGCGGCACGGCCGGCAACCATCTGCCGAGGGCGTTCGTCCCCGCCATTCTCTTCTCGGGCGTCGTCAGCCTGTTCATCGCCCTGCTGCAACTGGCGCCGTCGATCTACATGATGCAGGTCTATGACCGCGTGCTGGGCAGCCGCAATCTCGACACGCTCGTCGCCCTCAGCCTGCTGGGCGGCGGGGCGTTGATCATCTATGGCCTGATCGAAGTGGCGCGCGGGCAGATCTACACCGCCATCGGCCACCATTTCGCCCGCAGCATCACGCGCGACGCGCTGGAGGCCTCGATCCGCGGCCGGCTCGACAATCCGAACAGCCAGCCGAGCCAGGTGCTGCGCGACATCGGCGAGATCCGCGCCTTCCTCGGCAGCCCCAGCGTCGGAGCACCCTTCGACGCCTTCGCCGCCCCCATCTTCTTCCTGGTCCTCTACATCCTGCATCCCGCCTTCGGACTCGTGGCGCTGATCGGCGGCGGCTGCGTCATCGCCGCCACGCTGATCGGGCAGGCCGTCTCCGCGCCGGCGATGACCGAGGCCAACCGCCGGATGATCCGGCAGGCCGCCGAGATCGGCGCCGCCGCCCGCGCGGCCGAGGCGATCGAAGGCATGGGCATGGCGCCCAACATCATGAACCGGACGGAGCGGATGCAGCAGCAGTATCTCGCGCTGCTCCACCGCGCCACCGTGCGCAGCAAGACCTTCTCCACCCTCGCGCGCGTCCTGCGGATGATGGTGCAGCTCGCCATCGTCGGCATCGGGGCGGTCCTGGTGATCGACCGGCTGGTCAGCCCCGGCGCCATGATCGTCGCCTCGCTGATCCTGGCCCGCGCGGTCGGCCCGTTCGAACAGCTTTCGGAGGGATGGCGAAGCTGGGTCCAGGCCTGGGCGGCCTACAAGCGGCTGTCGGCGGTCCTCGCCTCCGCCCCGCCGCGGCGGACCGGCCGCGTGCCCCAGCCGTCGGGCGCGCTGACGGTGGAGCGGCTTGCCTATGTCCCGCCGGGCGGCGAGCGCGCCACCCTGCGCAACGTCTCCTTCAGCCTGCAGCCGGGCGAGGTGCTGGGCGTCGTCGGCCCTTCGGCGGCCGGCAAGTCGACGCTGGCCCGCCTGCTGGTCGGGGTCCTGGAGCCGACCTCCGGCGGGGTCTACCTCGACGGGCACAATGTCTGGACCTGGGAGCGCGGGGATTTCGGCCGCCATGTCGGCTATGTGCCGCAGAGCGTCGCCCTGCTGGAGGGGACCATCGCCGCCAACATCGCCCGCATGGGCGCCGTCGACGAAGCCGCGGTGATCGCCGCCGCGCGCAGCGCCGGCATCCACGAGATGATCGGCCGCCTGCCGATGGGCTACGAGACGCCGGTCGGCGAGGCCGGCGCCCTGCTGTCCGGCGGCCAGCGCCAGCGCCTGGCGCTGGCCCGCGCGCTCTACGGCAACCCGCGGCTCCTGGTGCTCGACGAGCCGAACGCCAACCTCGACACCGAGGGCGAGAACGCGCTGGCGGACGCGATCGCCAAGGCCAAGGCCGCCGGCACCACCGTCGTCGTGGTCAGCCATCGCCCCATGCTGCTGGCCGGGGCCGACCGGGTGATGGTGCTGCGCGACGGCATGATCGACCAGATCGGCTCCCGCTCCGACGTGCTGCGCCGCCTGACCGGCAACCCGGCGGCCCGTCCGGGTCCCGCCGCCGCGCCCGCCCCGGCCGCCCGGCCGCTGGAGCAGCCGTCCGCCGCATCGGGCACCCCTCCCGGCGCCTCTCCCGGCCCCGCCCTCAACGCCGCCGCCGGCGACTGA
- a CDS encoding calcium-binding protein: MATYTNAADEIITGNGNDVIYALGGDDYIETNGGADTIYGGAGHDYILSGAGADVVDGGAGNDYIEAGAGNDKVYGGAGNDDLYGGAGRDTLDGGTGADNIIGGRGDDVMTAGNDSAVDRFYFSNSDTSPTGRDVIYGFDAQNEDKIVLNNVWITEINNVDVDMGNPFTNDTLLVLSNGQEILLVDVAYGFNGADVEYGSWA, encoded by the coding sequence ATGGCTACCTACACCAACGCTGCCGACGAGATCATCACCGGCAACGGCAATGACGTTATCTACGCTCTCGGCGGCGACGACTACATCGAGACCAATGGCGGCGCCGACACCATCTATGGTGGTGCGGGTCACGACTATATCCTGTCGGGTGCCGGTGCCGATGTGGTCGATGGCGGTGCGGGCAACGACTACATCGAGGCCGGCGCCGGCAACGACAAGGTCTACGGCGGCGCGGGCAACGACGATCTGTATGGTGGCGCCGGCCGTGACACGCTGGACGGCGGCACCGGTGCCGACAACATCATCGGCGGCCGCGGCGACGACGTCATGACCGCCGGCAACGACAGCGCGGTCGACCGCTTCTACTTCTCCAACAGCGACACCAGCCCGACCGGCCGCGACGTGATCTACGGCTTCGATGCCCAGAACGAGGACAAGATCGTCCTGAACAACGTCTGGATCACCGAGATCAACAACGTCGACGTGGACATGGGCAACCCGTTCACCAACGACACGCTGCTGGTCCTGTCCAACGGTCAGGAGATCCTGCTGGTCGACGTGGCGTACGGCTTCAACGGTGCCGACGTCGAGTACGGCTCCTGGGCCTGA
- a CDS encoding pentapeptide repeat-containing protein produces the protein MFQTTLDRLDIDYRKPTAAEIEQVLELHLRHVQGQRGGTRACLKFCDLSHATLSRRVLAGADLTGARLVGADLSGADLRGACLFGTDMTKANLTKANLSKADLRGAALRGAAMPRALLAEADLRDGYLMRAKNGDLAPMSPSQSAAELSEATLTKADLSRAKLSNAFVVQTDLRDTDLRGSIFIRANLSGSDLTGCNLEGADLSEANLSGAKLDGAILTRALLRSTDLSNASLLGALLDEVDLSLANLSGADVVKRLEDIDGVIGEALRLHRDWILSNGRKGKRADLSAVDLSGHNLSHLNLSAAILKQAKLKDANLSGTVLAMADLSMADLRGATLVGADLRGACFERAVLGDADLSTAIACPMELRNGQGWATNFDKARMARINAAAADLSGAQFRDADLTQARFTQAQLRGAILLDAVMTMADLRGADLKDADFRGASDLRLPD, from the coding sequence ATGTTCCAGACGACGCTCGACCGCCTCGATATCGACTACCGCAAGCCGACGGCTGCCGAGATCGAGCAGGTGCTGGAGCTGCATCTGCGCCATGTCCAGGGACAGCGCGGCGGAACGCGGGCCTGCCTGAAGTTCTGCGACCTGTCGCATGCCACGCTCTCGCGGCGGGTGCTGGCCGGGGCCGACCTGACCGGGGCGCGGCTGGTGGGGGCGGACCTCAGCGGCGCCGATCTCCGCGGCGCCTGCCTGTTCGGCACCGACATGACCAAGGCCAACCTGACCAAGGCCAACCTTTCCAAGGCCGACCTTCGCGGGGCCGCGTTGCGCGGAGCCGCCATGCCGCGCGCCCTGCTGGCCGAGGCCGACCTGCGCGACGGCTACCTGATGCGGGCGAAGAACGGCGATCTGGCGCCCATGTCGCCCAGCCAGAGCGCCGCCGAGCTGTCCGAGGCCACCCTGACCAAGGCCGACCTCAGCCGGGCCAAGCTGTCCAACGCCTTCGTCGTCCAGACCGACCTGCGCGACACCGACCTGCGCGGCAGCATCTTCATCCGCGCCAACCTCAGCGGCTCCGACCTCACGGGCTGCAACCTGGAGGGTGCCGACCTGTCGGAGGCCAACCTGTCCGGCGCCAAGCTGGACGGCGCCATCCTGACCCGCGCCCTGCTGCGCAGCACCGACCTCTCCAACGCCAGCCTGCTCGGCGCGCTGCTGGACGAGGTCGACCTGTCGCTCGCCAATCTCAGCGGCGCCGACGTGGTGAAGCGGCTGGAGGACATCGACGGCGTGATCGGCGAGGCGCTGCGCCTCCACCGCGACTGGATCCTCAGCAACGGGCGTAAGGGCAAGCGCGCCGACCTCTCGGCGGTCGATCTCAGCGGGCACAACCTGTCGCACCTGAACCTGTCCGCCGCCATCCTCAAGCAGGCGAAGCTGAAGGACGCTAACCTCTCCGGCACGGTGCTGGCGATGGCCGACCTGTCCATGGCGGACCTGCGCGGCGCCACCCTCGTCGGCGCCGACCTCCGCGGCGCCTGCTTCGAACGCGCCGTCCTCGGCGACGCCGACCTCAGCACCGCCATCGCCTGCCCGATGGAACTGCGCAACGGCCAGGGCTGGGCGACCAACTTCGACAAGGCGCGCATGGCCCGCATCAACGCGGCGGCGGCCGACCTGTCGGGCGCGCAGTTCCGCGACGCCGACCTGACGCAGGCGCGCTTCACGCAGGCGCAACTCCGCGGCGCCATCCTGCTGGATGCCGTGATGACCATGGCGGATCTGCGCGGCGCCGATCTCAAGGATGCCGATTTCCGCGGGGCGTCCGACCTCAGACTGCCGGATTAG
- a CDS encoding glycine-rich domain-containing protein produces the protein MTEMGADFSSEQAESLDLSFINKRLERAGRTPDEATRSVEEYRRFIQILAADPSKVLVPTKLADIAWHEHILFMENYENDMLRMVGGKVYHYPEVSNCPEWHNGIRNTQDAFHRTFGKKLNHDDFALCLISVKGH, from the coding sequence ATGACAGAGATGGGCGCAGATTTCTCAAGTGAGCAGGCCGAATCGCTTGATCTATCCTTTATTAACAAGCGCCTGGAACGGGCCGGCCGGACACCTGATGAGGCGACAAGATCCGTCGAGGAGTATCGTCGCTTCATCCAAATTCTTGCTGCAGACCCGAGTAAAGTCCTGGTGCCAACAAAATTGGCGGATATTGCTTGGCATGAACACATTCTGTTTATGGAAAACTATGAAAATGACATGCTAAGGATGGTAGGCGGTAAAGTCTACCACTATCCAGAAGTCTCGAATTGCCCAGAATGGCACAACGGTATTCGCAATACACAAGACGCTTTCCATCGCACATTTGGAAAAAAGCTAAACCATGATGATTTTGCCCTGTGCCTCATTTCGGTAAAGGGACACTAA
- a CDS encoding helix-turn-helix transcriptional regulator, whose amino-acid sequence MAGLIEELSRRAAHAGAALAIYDGDDKIISVNRKHKELYPFVDFSSPIDFRHHFMECVKHKKFDESSVYKAPERWISFASRFRRLNRFSQTLTRHSDGRIIQVTFERIDGTNGRWYQMRRDVTAEVLQRIRSGMDPLTHIGSNEASPPPVQATFMVRLLDTFPQPAALLTTRSQVVDGNVAFANLLSRGDGLILTNGRLGLQTSFDAEKALSKCVAGFYRRRHRAPVTLRTAKLDRQSFYLLTLTEPPIGQLSWETTAAGILLLTVTDPKVVPAIEPRIIAELLQITEPEARVAQAFANGLTADEIAAKYEVPLQTIKNKTDSILRSTGFRDIAAVAQQVATLSYVFGPRI is encoded by the coding sequence ATGGCAGGCCTGATAGAGGAGTTATCGCGTCGCGCCGCGCATGCCGGGGCCGCCCTAGCCATTTATGATGGCGACGACAAGATCATTTCCGTGAACAGGAAACATAAAGAGCTTTATCCGTTTGTCGATTTCTCGAGCCCGATTGACTTCCGTCATCATTTTATGGAGTGCGTCAAGCATAAGAAGTTTGACGAGAGCTCGGTCTACAAAGCGCCGGAGCGCTGGATTTCTTTTGCGTCCCGCTTTCGCCGACTCAATCGCTTCTCACAGACGCTGACCCGCCATTCGGACGGCCGAATCATCCAGGTGACCTTCGAGAGAATCGATGGCACCAACGGCCGCTGGTACCAGATGCGTCGGGACGTAACTGCGGAGGTTCTCCAGCGCATCCGTAGCGGCATGGATCCCCTGACGCATATCGGGTCCAATGAGGCCTCCCCTCCGCCAGTGCAAGCGACCTTTATGGTCCGGCTTCTGGATACTTTTCCCCAACCAGCAGCTCTGCTTACAACGCGATCGCAAGTGGTTGACGGAAACGTCGCGTTTGCCAACCTATTGTCGCGCGGTGACGGACTAATACTGACAAATGGTCGGCTTGGACTTCAGACTTCCTTCGACGCTGAGAAAGCACTTTCGAAGTGTGTCGCCGGGTTTTATCGTCGCCGACACCGTGCCCCTGTAACCCTCCGCACCGCGAAGCTGGATCGGCAATCGTTCTATCTACTTACACTGACAGAGCCGCCAATAGGGCAGCTTAGTTGGGAGACAACAGCCGCAGGCATTCTGCTGTTGACCGTTACCGACCCAAAAGTGGTCCCAGCAATTGAGCCTCGCATCATTGCAGAACTCCTCCAGATCACCGAGCCTGAAGCGAGAGTCGCGCAGGCATTCGCTAATGGGCTAACAGCCGACGAAATCGCTGCCAAATACGAAGTACCTCTGCAAACTATCAAAAATAAGACGGATTCTATCCTGAGATCAACAGGATTCCGGGACATAGCTGCCGTTGCCCAGCAGGTGGCAACGCTCTCCTATGTCTTCGGACCACGGATATAG
- a CDS encoding helix-turn-helix transcriptional regulator produces MRRDVTDSFLDHVRNGLDVMLPFGWGDTVAQPTQSAFVVRLLDALPYPAALLTPRCQIIDGNQSFVSIMSRGDGFSVLGGRLCIPNAIEEQDALTKRAAGFFRRRTHTPVTLRVSRLDQPAPYFATLSEPPAQHIGWDSPTTGILLLTIVDPDALPAVSPRTVADLLQITGAEAEVALALCSGRTADEIAEDRGVERRTVYNQVSSILSKTGLRNQAAIVRQVTTLCWHFGSRA; encoded by the coding sequence ATGCGTCGTGACGTTACCGACAGCTTCCTCGACCATGTCCGTAACGGGTTGGATGTGATGCTACCTTTTGGCTGGGGCGACACAGTCGCTCAGCCGACCCAATCCGCTTTCGTTGTCCGCCTTCTCGACGCACTTCCCTACCCCGCTGCTCTTCTCACGCCGCGCTGTCAGATCATCGACGGCAACCAGTCCTTCGTCTCGATCATGTCGCGCGGCGATGGATTTTCCGTCCTCGGCGGGCGGCTCTGCATTCCGAACGCTATTGAGGAACAGGATGCGCTGACCAAGCGCGCCGCCGGGTTCTTCCGCCGGCGGACGCACACGCCGGTCACCCTGCGGGTGTCGCGCCTCGACCAGCCTGCACCCTACTTCGCGACGCTCTCGGAACCGCCCGCCCAGCATATCGGCTGGGACAGTCCGACGACGGGCATCCTGCTGCTGACCATCGTCGACCCGGACGCACTGCCCGCCGTCTCGCCCCGCACCGTCGCCGACCTGCTGCAGATCACCGGGGCCGAGGCCGAGGTCGCGCTCGCCCTGTGTTCCGGCCGGACCGCCGACGAGATCGCCGAAGACCGCGGGGTCGAACGCCGCACGGTGTACAATCAGGTGTCCTCCATCCTGAGCAAGACCGGCCTGCGCAACCAGGCGGCCATCGTGCGCCAGGTGACCACGCTCTGCTGGCATTTCGGATCGCGGGCGTGA
- a CDS encoding HlyD family type I secretion periplasmic adaptor subunit, producing MATLDLVPAARGELIDLPHREPTVSRAIATALLLILLAFGSAAGWAFLAKLDGAALGQGTITVMGNRKTVQHLEGGIVSDLAVREGDMVEAGQVLLRIQGTQSRAMLEEMAGQYWSALVRLTRLQVEQAGQRTLRFPDKLMDRSSDNPALARAAQVQTAMFAARWQQYDAELAVLQGQIAQARQEIAGLRVQHRTAVEKIDYTRQELAGVLDLYHKGLERVPRVMAVRRALADSEGQRDDALAQIERAEQGIAVLQRQIEGKERTRQAEIAAEIETTQATLSDATARIKAVQDAVARTEVRAPIAGRVVGLKAFTVGGIVKPGDPIMDIVPGTDELVVETRVTPNDIDVVRAGQPAQVRLTAFKMRRTPTVDGVVDRVSADRFTDQKTGEAYFIAMVRLDPESLRQAGPLDLHPGMAADVMIRTGERRAIDYIAAPLFDSLARALVED from the coding sequence ATGGCAACCCTTGACCTCGTTCCCGCCGCCCGCGGCGAGTTGATCGACCTGCCGCACCGCGAGCCGACGGTGAGCCGCGCCATCGCGACGGCCCTGCTGCTGATCCTGCTGGCCTTCGGCTCGGCCGCCGGCTGGGCCTTCCTCGCCAAGCTCGACGGGGCCGCACTCGGCCAGGGCACCATCACCGTGATGGGCAACCGCAAGACCGTGCAGCATCTGGAAGGCGGCATCGTCTCCGACCTCGCCGTCCGCGAGGGCGACATGGTGGAGGCGGGCCAGGTCCTGCTGCGCATCCAGGGCACGCAGAGCCGCGCCATGCTGGAGGAGATGGCGGGGCAATACTGGTCCGCCCTGGTCCGCCTGACCCGCCTGCAGGTCGAGCAGGCCGGCCAGCGCACGCTGCGCTTTCCCGACAAGCTGATGGACCGCAGCAGCGACAACCCGGCGCTGGCCCGCGCCGCGCAGGTGCAGACCGCCATGTTCGCCGCCCGCTGGCAGCAGTACGACGCCGAGCTGGCGGTGCTGCAGGGGCAGATCGCCCAGGCCCGGCAGGAGATCGCCGGGCTGCGCGTCCAGCACCGCACGGCGGTCGAGAAGATCGACTACACCAGGCAGGAACTGGCCGGCGTGCTCGACCTCTACCACAAGGGGCTGGAGCGGGTGCCGCGCGTCATGGCGGTGCGCCGGGCGCTGGCCGATTCGGAAGGGCAGCGAGACGACGCGCTGGCGCAGATCGAGCGGGCCGAACAGGGAATCGCCGTCCTGCAGCGGCAGATCGAGGGGAAGGAGCGGACGCGGCAGGCGGAGATCGCCGCGGAGATCGAGACGACCCAGGCCACGCTGTCGGACGCCACCGCCCGCATCAAGGCCGTGCAGGATGCCGTCGCCCGCACCGAGGTCCGCGCGCCCATCGCCGGCCGGGTGGTCGGGCTGAAGGCCTTCACCGTCGGCGGCATCGTCAAGCCCGGCGACCCCATCATGGACATCGTGCCCGGCACCGACGAGCTGGTGGTCGAGACACGCGTGACGCCGAACGACATCGACGTGGTGCGGGCCGGCCAGCCGGCGCAGGTGCGCCTGACCGCCTTCAAGATGCGCCGCACCCCGACCGTCGACGGCGTGGTGGACCGCGTATCCGCCGACCGCTTCACCGACCAGAAGACCGGCGAGGCCTACTTCATCGCCATGGTCCGGCTCGATCCGGAGAGCCTGCGGCAGGCCGGCCCGCTCGACCTGCATCCGGGCATGGCGGCCGACGTCATGATCCGCACCGGCGAGCGCCGCGCCATCGACTATATCGCGGCCCCGCTGTTCGACTCCCTGGCCCGCGCGCTGGTGGAGGACTGA
- a CDS encoding helix-turn-helix transcriptional regulator — translation MRVISPGCHSPAELAAWVKLLNGQSDSPHHLRRTMMLDACRLLTVVLVGAPAEPAFTPDDHRALDRMMPLIGSVVMLREKVDAAQARWQALAETLDRLTVGVVLANPQGGVLVMNQSAEEILQSALQRGDGKDEDAASLVRRLMDRGPAGAGQGRVAAGGPATLALPRDTSLPVTVLLAPVTGGARGQPAEGPFTALFLCDPERSLAGHEDSLRVVFGLTRLEAKIVVNLVNGLSPEECAQQLRISVHTIRAYLKQIFSKTGTHRQANLIRLVLASFGGLRAQRADPHATSSDGQAIPPGGAGFPASPRLEGLAPAAR, via the coding sequence ATGCGCGTGATCTCCCCGGGCTGCCACAGCCCGGCCGAACTCGCCGCCTGGGTCAAGCTGCTGAACGGCCAGTCGGACTCGCCCCACCATCTGCGGCGGACGATGATGCTGGACGCCTGCCGCCTGCTCACCGTCGTGCTGGTGGGCGCGCCGGCGGAACCGGCCTTCACGCCGGACGACCACCGGGCGCTCGACCGCATGATGCCGCTGATCGGCAGCGTCGTGATGCTGCGCGAGAAGGTCGACGCGGCGCAGGCCCGCTGGCAGGCCTTGGCGGAGACGCTGGACCGGCTGACCGTCGGGGTCGTGCTGGCCAACCCCCAGGGCGGCGTGCTGGTGATGAACCAGAGCGCCGAGGAGATACTGCAGAGCGCCCTGCAGCGTGGCGACGGCAAGGACGAGGATGCGGCCTCGCTGGTCCGCCGCCTGATGGATCGCGGGCCGGCCGGGGCGGGGCAGGGACGGGTGGCGGCCGGCGGGCCGGCGACCCTCGCCTTGCCGCGCGACACCTCGCTGCCGGTCACGGTGCTGCTGGCGCCGGTGACCGGCGGGGCGCGGGGGCAGCCGGCCGAGGGGCCGTTCACCGCCCTGTTCCTGTGCGATCCCGAGCGCTCGCTGGCCGGTCACGAGGACAGCCTGCGGGTCGTCTTCGGCCTGACCCGGCTGGAAGCGAAGATCGTGGTCAACCTGGTCAACGGCCTCAGCCCGGAGGAATGCGCCCAGCAGCTCCGGATCAGCGTCCACACGATCCGGGCCTATCTGAAGCAGATCTTCTCCAAGACCGGGACGCACCGGCAGGCCAACCTGATCCGCCTCGTGCTCGCCAGCTTCGGCGGCCTGCGGGCCCAGCGCGCCGACCCTCACGCCACGTCCTCCGACGGCCAGGCCATCCCGCCGGGAGGTGCGGGCTTTCCCGCCTCCCCCCGGCTCGAAGGACTAGCGCCCGCCGCCCGGTGA
- a CDS encoding ABC transporter substrate-binding protein, translated as MPLTVLFRLFLVLLAAVIAAPAPAATLRASLSDDLATADPFVFPGLITAGVLRQVYEGFTAMDAEGNAVPALATGWETADGGRSWRFSLRRGVRFHSGREFTAADVLWTWERHLTRKPQPGYSAFYLRGVEGAAALQRGDASSLSGVTIPDPHTLVVRLTEPDALFPLYPFLFVDRGLEAEFGPSWPEQASGGTGPFRFASWRRGDSVRLEAHAGYWGGAPAVDGVQLSVLPDPNTLLARYDAGDLDVAPLPENLVRSAVRQPRYDGQVRAFRRAQVRYLAVNQDLYPPFRDQRVREALRLALDRAATVDGLHAGRAVLAEGFVTPGLGGYHPDSAAPAPADPVRAKALLAEAGHAGGRGLPPLQIAGAPNVREEATYFAAQLGAVLGIPVGVRILERGAYVAAINEGREALFFNGWTADYPDPMDQLASQWFSASPTNRSRWRDPSFDRLVDRARSLADPAARHALYREAEHLLNAGSAAVPLPVPQYVALMRPGVTGVVIRPDGTPDFRNARLP; from the coding sequence ATGCCCCTGACCGTGCTCTTCCGTCTGTTCCTGGTCCTTCTGGCCGCCGTCATCGCCGCGCCGGCACCGGCGGCGACGCTGCGGGCCAGCCTGTCCGACGACCTCGCGACCGCCGATCCCTTCGTCTTCCCCGGCCTGATCACCGCAGGCGTGCTGCGGCAGGTCTATGAAGGCTTCACCGCCATGGATGCCGAGGGCAACGCCGTCCCCGCCCTGGCCACCGGCTGGGAAACGGCGGACGGCGGGCGCAGTTGGCGCTTCTCCCTGCGCCGCGGCGTGCGCTTCCATTCCGGGCGCGAGTTCACCGCGGCCGACGTGCTGTGGACCTGGGAGCGCCACCTGACCCGCAAGCCCCAGCCCGGCTACAGCGCCTTCTACCTGCGCGGTGTCGAGGGTGCCGCGGCGCTGCAGCGCGGGGACGCCAGTTCGCTGTCGGGAGTCACCATCCCCGATCCCCATACGCTGGTCGTGCGGCTCACCGAACCGGATGCGCTCTTCCCGCTCTACCCGTTCCTGTTCGTCGACCGCGGCCTGGAGGCCGAATTCGGACCGTCCTGGCCGGAACAGGCGTCCGGCGGCACCGGGCCGTTCCGCTTCGCCTCCTGGCGGCGGGGCGACTCGGTGCGGCTGGAGGCGCATGCCGGTTATTGGGGCGGCGCTCCCGCGGTGGACGGGGTGCAGCTGTCGGTGCTGCCCGACCCCAACACGCTGCTCGCCCGCTACGATGCCGGGGACCTCGACGTGGCGCCGCTGCCCGAGAATCTCGTGCGCTCGGCGGTGCGCCAGCCCCGCTACGACGGGCAGGTGCGGGCTTTCCGGCGCGCGCAGGTCCGCTATCTCGCCGTGAATCAGGACCTGTACCCGCCCTTCCGCGACCAGCGCGTGCGCGAGGCGCTGCGGCTGGCGCTCGACCGCGCGGCCACCGTGGACGGCCTGCATGCCGGTCGGGCGGTGCTGGCCGAGGGCTTCGTCACCCCGGGGCTCGGCGGCTACCATCCCGATTCGGCCGCCCCCGCCCCGGCCGATCCGGTTCGGGCAAAGGCCTTGCTGGCCGAGGCCGGCCATGCCGGCGGGCGCGGCCTGCCGCCGCTGCAGATCGCCGGAGCGCCCAATGTGCGGGAGGAGGCGACCTATTTCGCCGCACAGCTCGGCGCGGTGCTGGGCATCCCGGTCGGCGTGCGCATCCTGGAGCGCGGCGCCTATGTGGCGGCGATCAACGAGGGGCGCGAGGCCCTGTTCTTCAACGGCTGGACGGCGGACTATCCCGACCCCATGGACCAGCTCGCCTCCCAATGGTTCAGCGCCAGCCCGACCAACCGGTCCCGCTGGCGCGACCCGTCCTTCGACCGGCTGGTGGACCGGGCGCGCAGCCTCGCCGATCCCGCCGCCCGCCACGCGCTGTACCGCGAGGCCGAGCATCTGCTGAACGCCGGATCGGCGGCGGTCCCGCTGCCCGTGCCGCAGTATGTGGCCCTGATGCGTCCGGGCGTGACCGGCGTGGTCATCCGGCCCGACGGCACGCCGGATTTCCGCAACGCCCGGCTGCCGTGA